The following proteins are co-located in the Flavobacterium sp. CECT 9288 genome:
- a CDS encoding UpxY family transcription antiterminator, with the protein MNCTMDMDVMMNWYVLYTKPKSEKKVAERLTEMGINAYCPIITKITQWSDRKKKVQLPLFNSYIFVRLTEKERNSVFDVPGVVRYLFWLGKPAIVKDKEIETIQNWLSAPDTFDVVIDTWRKGDKVVLESGPFIDQEATVQEVKQNHYLLVLESLGCVLKVEKK; encoded by the coding sequence TTGAATTGTACAATGGATATGGATGTAATGATGAATTGGTATGTACTGTATACCAAACCAAAATCGGAAAAAAAAGTAGCAGAACGTTTGACGGAAATGGGAATTAATGCCTATTGTCCAATAATTACTAAAATTACGCAATGGTCTGATCGAAAAAAAAAGGTACAGCTACCCTTGTTCAATTCCTATATTTTTGTTCGACTTACAGAAAAAGAGCGAAATAGTGTTTTTGATGTTCCAGGTGTTGTGCGTTACTTGTTCTGGTTAGGGAAACCTGCAATTGTTAAAGACAAAGAGATTGAAACGATTCAGAACTGGCTTTCTGCCCCAGATACATTTGATGTTGTCATTGATACGTGGAGAAAAGGAGATAAAGTTGTTTTAGAGTCTGGGCCATTTATAGATCAAGAGGCTACAGTTCAAGAAGTCAAACAAAACCATTATTTGCTGGTGTTGGAATCTTTGGGTTGTGTGCTAAAAGTAGAGAAGAAATAA
- a CDS encoding SDR family oxidoreductase — MLQIENKTILVTGGAGFIGSNLCEHLLEFNNKVVCLDNFATGRTQNIQHLLTNPNFTLIIGDIRNLADCHKAAQGVDYILHEAALGSVPRSINDPITSNDVNVSGFLNMLVAARDAKVKRFIYAASSSTYGDSEALPKVEDTIGKPLSPYAITKYVNELYADIFQRTYSLDTIGLRYFNVFGRKQDPDGAYAAVIPKFVMQLMKHESPIINGDGNFSRDFTYIDNVIQMNVLAMVTENPVALNTVYNTAFGDRTTLNDLMASLKKYLSVFDPAIANVETIYGPNRAGDIPHSLASIDKAKQLLGYDPEFSMQEGLEQAVNWYWENLK, encoded by the coding sequence ATGCTACAAATAGAAAATAAAACAATTTTAGTGACAGGTGGTGCCGGTTTTATCGGTTCGAACTTATGTGAACATTTGTTAGAATTTAATAATAAAGTGGTGTGTCTTGATAATTTTGCTACAGGCAGAACCCAGAACATACAGCATTTATTGACAAATCCTAATTTTACATTAATAATTGGAGATATCCGCAATCTTGCTGATTGTCACAAAGCCGCTCAAGGAGTTGATTATATTCTGCACGAAGCAGCTTTGGGTTCTGTTCCACGATCGATAAATGATCCTATTACCAGTAATGATGTTAATGTCTCTGGATTTTTAAACATGCTTGTTGCGGCAAGGGATGCCAAAGTGAAACGCTTTATCTATGCCGCCAGTTCTTCAACTTACGGAGATTCTGAAGCATTACCAAAAGTTGAAGATACGATTGGTAAACCATTATCGCCCTATGCAATCACTAAATACGTTAATGAATTGTATGCTGATATATTTCAGCGTACTTATAGCCTAGATACAATCGGATTGCGTTATTTCAATGTATTTGGAAGAAAACAAGATCCTGATGGTGCATATGCTGCGGTAATCCCAAAGTTTGTGATGCAGCTAATGAAACACGAAAGTCCGATAATCAATGGCGACGGTAATTTTTCAAGAGATTTTACCTATATCGACAATGTGATTCAGATGAATGTACTTGCTATGGTTACGGAAAATCCAGTAGCTCTTAACACGGTATACAATACTGCCTTTGGTGATCGAACCACATTAAATGATCTGATGGCTTCGTTAAAAAAATACTTATCCGTTTTTGATCCTGCTATTGCAAATGTTGAGACTATATATGGACCAAATAGAGCCGGAGATATACCGCATTCTTTGGCCAGTATCGATAAAGCGAAACAGTTATTAGGCTATGATCCTGAATTTTCGATGCAAGAGGGTTTAGAGCAGGCTGTTAATTGGTATTGGGAAAATTTAAAATAA
- the rfbB gene encoding dTDP-glucose 4,6-dehydratase encodes MKILITGGAGFIGSHVVRRFVTKYPEYTIVNLDALTYAGNLENIKDIENHTNYTFVKGDIVDATFVDNLFQQYQFDAVVHLAAESHVDRSIKDPLAFVKTNVIGTMNLLNACKELWKNNSEGKRFYHISTDEVYGSLGATGLFTESTAYDPNSPYSASKASSDHFVRAYGETYGLPYVLTNCSNNYGPFHFPEKLIPLFINNIINNKALPVYGDGNYTRDWLFVEDHAVAIDLVFHEGKNHETYNIGGFNEWKNIDLVKLLCQQMDHKLGRPDGTSEKLITYVKDRPGHDLRYAIDASKINTELGWKPSVTFEQGLERTIDWYLSNEEWLKNVTSGNYATYYQKQYES; translated from the coding sequence ATGAAAATACTAATTACAGGAGGTGCAGGATTTATAGGGTCGCATGTGGTACGTCGTTTTGTGACTAAATATCCAGAATATACAATCGTAAATCTAGATGCTTTGACGTATGCTGGGAATCTAGAAAACATCAAAGATATTGAGAATCATACCAATTATACTTTTGTAAAAGGGGATATTGTAGATGCTACTTTTGTGGATAATTTGTTTCAACAGTATCAATTTGATGCGGTAGTCCATTTGGCAGCGGAGTCTCATGTGGACCGCTCCATTAAAGACCCTTTAGCGTTTGTGAAAACCAATGTAATTGGAACTATGAATCTCTTAAATGCGTGCAAGGAATTGTGGAAAAACAATAGCGAAGGCAAGCGTTTTTATCACATCAGCACGGATGAGGTATACGGTTCCTTAGGAGCAACAGGCTTGTTTACAGAGAGTACAGCCTATGATCCTAATTCACCCTATTCGGCCTCAAAAGCCAGTTCCGATCATTTTGTGCGTGCCTATGGTGAAACTTACGGATTACCGTATGTATTAACCAATTGTTCGAACAACTACGGGCCGTTTCATTTTCCTGAAAAATTAATTCCGTTGTTTATTAACAATATCATCAACAACAAAGCCTTGCCCGTATATGGAGACGGTAATTACACCCGTGATTGGCTTTTTGTAGAAGATCATGCGGTAGCAATCGATTTGGTTTTTCACGAAGGTAAAAATCACGAAACCTACAACATAGGAGGTTTTAACGAATGGAAGAACATTGATTTAGTGAAACTGCTGTGTCAGCAAATGGATCATAAATTAGGGCGACCAGATGGTACTTCTGAAAAGCTGATTACATACGTGAAAGATCGTCCAGGTCATGATTTGCGTTACGCTATCGATGCCTCTAAAATAAATACAGAGTTGGGGTGGAAGCCTTCTGTAACTTTTGAACAAGGATTAGAACGAACTATAGATTGGTATTTGTCCAATGAAGAATGGCTGAAAAACGTGACTTCTGGCAATTATGCTACCTATTATCAAAAACAATACGAATCGTAG
- the rfbC gene encoding dTDP-4-dehydrorhamnose 3,5-epimerase, translated as MTVETTFIKDLLVLTPTIFEDERGYFFESYSEASFAKNGLSYAFIQDNQSFSKRGVIRGLHFQKAPYAQTKLVRVLKGEILDVAVDLRKDSVTYGQHFSIQLSAENKKQLLVPKGFAHGFSVLSANAIVSYKVDEVYHKESESGIQYNDPTLAINWQVNAAEAIVSDKDRVLCPFNDLK; from the coding sequence ATGACAGTCGAAACCACATTTATCAAAGATCTTTTAGTACTAACTCCCACTATTTTTGAGGACGAAAGAGGTTATTTTTTTGAGTCCTATAGTGAGGCGTCGTTTGCGAAGAATGGATTATCTTACGCATTCATACAAGACAATCAATCGTTTTCTAAAAGAGGCGTGATCCGCGGACTGCATTTTCAAAAAGCACCTTATGCACAAACCAAGTTGGTACGAGTATTAAAAGGCGAAATTTTAGATGTGGCCGTAGACCTTAGGAAAGATTCGGTAACCTATGGACAGCATTTTAGTATTCAATTGTCAGCCGAAAATAAAAAACAACTCCTAGTTCCTAAGGGATTTGCACATGGCTTTTCGGTCTTAAGTGCGAATGCTATTGTCTCTTATAAAGTAGATGAAGTCTACCATAAAGAAAGCGAAAGCGGAATCCAATATAATGATCCCACTTTAGCCATCAATTGGCAAGTAAATGCAGCTGAGGCAATAGTATCGGATAAAGACCGTGTTCTGTGTCCTTTTAATGATTTGAAATAA
- the rfbD gene encoding dTDP-4-dehydrorhamnose reductase, whose translation MKKILITGGSGQLGSELKVLSMGFSQNEFIFPDRSQLNLEQPESIVSFLQDLQPDCIINCAAYTAVDKAEQEPEKADSINHLAVGVLAEWSFQHNTQFLHVSTDYVFEGIATFPLKEEDATNPQNEYGKSKLKGELAAINANPETIIIRTSWVYSQFGANFVKTMLRLMQERDHLNVVQDQIGSPTYAKDLAEVILKIINSDEWKPGIFHYANEGIISWFEFAKAIKEIAGRKCELFGIPSASYPTPATRPAYSLLNTSKIKNTFGITIPHYRDSLEKCIKQLIK comes from the coding sequence ATGAAAAAGATACTCATCACAGGAGGCTCTGGGCAACTGGGTAGTGAATTGAAGGTATTGTCAATGGGGTTTTCCCAAAATGAATTTATTTTCCCTGACCGTTCGCAATTAAACTTAGAGCAGCCAGAAAGTATAGTATCATTTCTTCAGGATTTACAACCCGATTGTATCATCAATTGCGCTGCCTATACTGCAGTAGACAAAGCGGAGCAAGAGCCCGAAAAGGCCGACTCCATCAACCATCTAGCAGTGGGCGTATTGGCAGAATGGAGTTTTCAGCACAACACACAATTTTTACATGTTTCCACCGATTATGTATTTGAGGGTATAGCAACATTTCCTTTGAAAGAAGAAGATGCGACCAATCCGCAAAACGAATACGGGAAATCAAAGTTAAAAGGGGAACTTGCGGCAATAAATGCCAATCCAGAAACGATTATTATTAGGACTTCTTGGGTATACTCTCAATTTGGAGCTAATTTTGTCAAAACCATGTTGCGCTTGATGCAAGAGCGAGATCATTTGAATGTGGTTCAAGACCAAATAGGAAGTCCTACCTATGCCAAAGATCTTGCTGAAGTGATACTGAAAATTATCAATTCAGATGAATGGAAGCCGGGAATCTTTCATTATGCTAATGAAGGAATCATCAGTTGGTTTGAGTTTGCTAAAGCCATCAAAGAAATAGCAGGAAGAAAATGTGAACTTTTTGGAATTCCATCAGCATCCTATCCCACACCAGCTACAAGACCAGCCTACTCTTTATTAAATACCTCAAAAATAAAAAACACCTTTGGTATCACCATACCTCATTATAGAGATAGTCTTGAAAAATGTATAAAGCAATTAATCAAGTAA
- a CDS encoding mannose-1-phosphate guanylyltransferase, with protein MKNANSVTHVILTGGVGSRLWPLSRKSQPKQYLDLFDGKSLFEMTVDRNRSLADTVMVVGNTDNCHLSKKVLDKSGTSYIDIIEATPRNTSAAIAFAAFASEPDTILIVTPSDHIIDGTEAYESAINQAVEKALQGYIVTFGIVPTKPETGYGYIERSGDDVISFREKPNKVSAKDFIKNGNFLWNSGMFCFKAAVFLEELKVYNAEVYEKSKQVWEANKAGQLDLELSMAIPSISVDYAVMERSKKIKVVSSEFKWSDLGSFESVYDYLVSKGQVVDSNGNMVIGTDVYTAFVGLKNAIFVHTENANLILQKESSQEVKNIYTELEKSNSDLLE; from the coding sequence ATGAAAAATGCAAATTCAGTTACACATGTAATCCTTACAGGAGGAGTGGGAAGCAGGCTATGGCCTTTATCACGTAAAAGCCAACCCAAACAATATTTGGATTTGTTTGATGGTAAGTCTTTGTTTGAAATGACCGTAGATCGAAACCGGTCTTTGGCAGACACCGTGATGGTGGTTGGAAACACAGATAATTGTCATTTAAGTAAAAAAGTTTTAGATAAGTCAGGTACTTCATATATTGATATTATTGAAGCGACGCCAAGAAATACTTCTGCCGCAATTGCTTTTGCAGCATTTGCCTCAGAACCTGACACAATTTTAATCGTTACCCCATCCGATCATATTATAGACGGGACGGAAGCCTATGAAAGTGCGATTAACCAAGCAGTGGAAAAGGCATTACAAGGGTATATTGTTACTTTTGGTATAGTTCCTACTAAACCCGAAACCGGCTACGGCTATATAGAGCGCTCTGGAGATGATGTAATTTCGTTTAGAGAAAAACCCAATAAAGTGTCTGCTAAAGATTTTATAAAGAATGGTAACTTTTTATGGAACAGTGGAATGTTTTGTTTTAAAGCTGCTGTATTTTTAGAAGAGTTGAAAGTATATAATGCAGAAGTATATGAAAAATCCAAGCAGGTTTGGGAAGCCAACAAAGCAGGGCAATTGGATTTAGAATTGTCAATGGCTATTCCGTCCATTAGTGTGGATTATGCGGTGATGGAACGCAGTAAGAAAATTAAAGTGGTTTCGTCTGAGTTTAAATGGTCTGATTTAGGGTCTTTTGAATCTGTTTATGATTATTTGGTTTCAAAAGGACAGGTGGTTGATAGCAACGGGAATATGGTTATTGGAACAGATGTATATACTGCTTTTGTGGGGTTAAAGAATGCAATTTTTGTACATACGGAGAATGCCAATTTGATTTTGCAAAAAGAAAGCTCACAAGAAGTAAAAAATATTTATACGGAATTAGAAAAAAGTAATTCTGATTTATTAGAGTAA
- a CDS encoding HU family DNA-binding protein, producing MFVKSVRYFSTYTKTNLFINLIPKIMAIKYKILPRKNPRDLVAPEKFYAAAVADGDVDFERLAELISYQSTLTASDCYAVLASLEHNIIGELGQGRIVKLGRLGNFQVGISSEGKDVADEVSTAAIKKTRVLFRPGKKMRSMLKDLSFRKVG from the coding sequence ATGTTTGTAAAGTCAGTTAGATACTTTAGTACGTATACTAAGACAAACTTATTTATTAATTTAATACCAAAAATTATGGCTATTAAATACAAAATTCTTCCAAGGAAGAACCCGAGAGACTTAGTGGCTCCGGAAAAGTTTTATGCTGCTGCAGTTGCAGATGGCGATGTTGATTTCGAAAGACTAGCAGAGTTGATTTCGTATCAGAGTACCTTAACTGCTTCTGATTGTTATGCCGTGCTCGCTTCTTTAGAACACAACATCATTGGCGAACTAGGTCAAGGTCGCATTGTGAAGTTAGGCCGCTTAGGCAACTTTCAAGTGGGCATTAGCTCTGAAGGTAAAGATGTTGCTGATGAGGTATCAACAGCAGCCATCAAAAAAACGCGTGTGCTCTTCCGTCCTGGTAAGAAAATGCGCAGTATGCTAAAGGATTTATCTTTTAGAAAAGTGGGCTAG
- the rfbA gene encoding glucose-1-phosphate thymidylyltransferase RfbA: MKGIILAGGSGTRLYPLTKSISKQLMPIYDKPMVYYPLSVLMLAGITEVLLISTPHDLPHFQNLLGDGSDFGITIQYAEQPSPDGLAQAFIIGADFIGTDPVCLILGDNIFYGHGLTALLKTAVNNVTVDNKATVFGYYVQDPERYGVAEFDTTGTVVSIEEKPKVPKSNYAVVGLYFYPNSVVEIAKKIKPSDRGELEITTVNQVYLASQDLKVELMGRGYAWLDTGTHESLLEASNFIQTIEKRQGLKVACLEEIAFEKGYISAEKLIEQATLLRKNEYGQYLLRLAKRML, from the coding sequence ATGAAAGGAATCATATTAGCAGGCGGGTCCGGGACCCGGTTGTATCCCTTAACCAAGTCGATATCCAAGCAGTTAATGCCCATCTATGACAAACCAATGGTGTATTATCCATTATCGGTTTTGATGTTGGCGGGGATTACTGAAGTGTTGTTAATTTCCACCCCTCATGATTTGCCTCATTTTCAAAACCTGTTGGGAGATGGAAGTGATTTTGGGATTACCATTCAGTACGCTGAACAGCCCAGTCCAGACGGATTGGCACAAGCTTTTATTATTGGAGCTGATTTTATTGGTACCGATCCAGTTTGTTTGATTTTAGGAGACAATATATTTTATGGTCATGGATTGACTGCTTTGCTCAAAACAGCCGTAAATAATGTCACCGTTGACAATAAGGCCACTGTTTTTGGATATTATGTACAAGATCCTGAGCGATATGGTGTGGCTGAATTTGATACCACTGGTACTGTGGTGAGTATTGAAGAAAAGCCAAAAGTACCCAAAAGTAATTATGCCGTGGTAGGATTGTATTTTTATCCCAATTCTGTGGTAGAAATAGCCAAAAAAATTAAGCCTAGTGACCGAGGGGAGTTAGAAATTACCACTGTCAATCAAGTGTATTTGGCTTCACAAGATTTAAAGGTAGAGTTAATGGGGCGTGGGTATGCGTGGTTAGACACTGGAACTCATGAATCCTTACTTGAAGCGAGTAATTTTATACAAACCATAGAAAAAAGACAAGGGCTTAAAGTAGCATGCTTAGAAGAAATAGCTTTTGAAAAAGGTTACATTTCTGCAGAAAAATTAATTGAGCAGGCAACGTTATTGCGTAAAAATGAGTATGGTCAGTATTTGTTGCGTTTGGCGAAAAGAATGCTATAA
- a CDS encoding FdtA/QdtA family cupin domain-containing protein yields the protein MEPKIIELPKIHDLRGNLSFFESPSQLPFKIKRTYWIYDVPGGEIRGSHAFKEQQEFIIALSGSFDIVLHDGFKEIKYSLNRSYYGLFIPKRYWRRLENFSTNALALIVSDKNFDENDYVRNFEEFKILRNV from the coding sequence ATGGAACCAAAGATTATTGAATTACCTAAAATACATGATTTGAGAGGTAATTTGTCTTTTTTTGAAAGCCCAAGCCAATTGCCTTTTAAAATTAAAAGAACCTATTGGATTTATGATGTTCCTGGTGGAGAAATAAGAGGTAGTCATGCGTTTAAAGAACAACAAGAGTTTATCATTGCTCTATCTGGAAGCTTTGATATTGTTCTCCATGATGGCTTTAAGGAAATTAAATATTCATTAAACCGTTCTTATTATGGACTTTTTATACCAAAAAGGTATTGGAGAAGATTAGAGAATTTCTCAACGAACGCTTTGGCGCTTATTGTATCTGATAAAAATTTTGACGAAAATGATTACGTAAGAAATTTTGAAGAGTTTAAAATATTAAGGAATGTATAG
- a CDS encoding GNAT family N-acetyltransferase, which yields MIQLEKYDEKYLKKSWRWLNDPQIKSLTDTADFTQEQQKKWFEGIDENPSYKIWGVSFNGIPIGVFGFKNINYLERRAEYWGYIGEKQYWGKGLGKFILSELLQIAYHELKLESIYLKVLEENNEAIKLYVNFDFQAVSNENGSIIMRKIF from the coding sequence ATGATTCAACTTGAGAAATATGATGAGAAATATTTAAAAAAATCATGGAGGTGGCTGAATGATCCTCAGATAAAATCTTTAACTGATACTGCTGATTTTACACAGGAACAACAAAAAAAATGGTTTGAAGGTATTGATGAAAACCCAAGTTACAAAATTTGGGGTGTAAGTTTCAATGGAATCCCTATTGGGGTTTTTGGGTTTAAAAATATAAATTATTTAGAGCGAAGGGCTGAGTATTGGGGATATATTGGAGAAAAACAATATTGGGGTAAAGGTTTAGGTAAATTTATTTTAAGCGAATTACTTCAAATAGCTTATCATGAGTTAAAGCTAGAAAGTATTTATCTAAAAGTATTGGAGGAAAACAATGAGGCAATTAAGCTATATGTGAATTTTGATTTTCAAGCAGTTAGTAATGAAAATGGTAGTATAATAATGCGAAAAATATTTTAA
- a CDS encoding FdtA/QdtA family cupin domain-containing protein — translation MYSVIDCEIVELPKIHNESGNITALENNNNIPFDVKRIYYLYDVPMGSERGGHGHYELQQYIVAASGSFTFVLDDGINKKEFFLNDPSKALHIKSGIWREIKNFSSGSICLVLASHEYVESDYIRDYNEFLDYKK, via the coding sequence ATGTATAGTGTGATTGATTGTGAGATAGTTGAGTTGCCTAAAATTCACAATGAATCGGGTAATATTACAGCATTAGAAAATAATAATAATATCCCTTTCGATGTTAAAAGAATTTATTATTTATATGATGTACCTATGGGGTCTGAAAGAGGAGGACATGGACATTATGAACTGCAACAATATATTGTAGCCGCAAGTGGATCTTTTACTTTTGTTCTCGACGATGGAATTAACAAAAAAGAATTTTTCTTGAATGACCCTTCAAAAGCATTGCATATAAAATCAGGTATTTGGAGAGAAATAAAAAATTTTTCTAGTGGTTCTATTTGTTTAGTTTTAGCATCGCATGAATATGTAGAATCTGATTATATTAGAGATTATAATGAATTTTTAGATTATAAAAAATGA
- a CDS encoding nucleotide sugar dehydrogenase, which translates to MSIKIAIIGLGYVGLPLARLFATKYPVVGFDINQNRIDGLRSGTDSTLEVSDEVLQQVLVDDFNNNQNGLLCSATLNDIADCNYYIVTVPTPVDKNNRPDLTPLYKSSETVGKVLKKGDIVIYESTVYPGVTEEECVPVLEKISGLKFNVDFFAGYSPERINPGDKEHTVEKILKVTAGSTPKIGQKVNDLYKSVITAGTHLAPCIKVAEAAKVIENSQRDINIAFVNELAKIFNLMDIDTHAVLEAAGTKWNFLPFKPGLVGGHCIGVDPYYLAQKAQEMGYHPEIILAGRRLNDSMGEYVASQVVKLMIKKGITINGADLLMLGITFKENCPDVRNTKIVDVIGALADYGIKVTIFDPWANPNEVKHEYGLNTTITLPIKKFQAVVLGVAHKEFLNVDFSSLLNDNSVLYDVKGIIGNVVDGKL; encoded by the coding sequence ATGAGTATAAAAATTGCAATTATAGGCTTAGGCTATGTGGGGCTTCCATTGGCGAGGTTGTTTGCAACTAAGTATCCAGTGGTTGGATTTGACATCAATCAAAACAGAATTGATGGATTGCGTTCTGGAACGGATAGCACTTTGGAGGTTTCGGATGAAGTTTTGCAACAAGTATTGGTCGATGACTTTAATAATAATCAAAATGGATTATTATGTTCGGCTACGCTAAATGATATTGCGGACTGTAATTATTATATCGTTACTGTTCCTACTCCTGTAGATAAAAATAATCGCCCAGATTTGACACCCTTGTACAAATCAAGTGAAACGGTAGGTAAAGTTCTAAAAAAAGGAGACATTGTTATTTATGAATCTACGGTTTATCCGGGAGTAACTGAAGAGGAATGTGTGCCAGTCTTAGAAAAAATATCAGGTTTAAAATTCAATGTAGACTTTTTTGCAGGATATTCGCCAGAAAGAATCAATCCGGGAGACAAAGAACATACTGTAGAAAAAATACTGAAAGTAACAGCAGGATCAACTCCTAAAATAGGACAGAAAGTAAACGATTTATACAAAAGTGTCATAACTGCAGGAACGCATTTAGCTCCTTGCATTAAGGTTGCTGAAGCTGCCAAAGTAATTGAAAACTCACAACGTGATATCAATATTGCCTTTGTTAATGAACTTGCAAAAATATTTAACTTAATGGATATTGATACGCATGCTGTTTTGGAAGCAGCGGGCACCAAATGGAATTTTCTACCATTCAAGCCTGGATTGGTTGGTGGACATTGTATAGGAGTAGATCCTTATTATTTAGCACAAAAAGCACAAGAAATGGGGTATCATCCAGAGATAATTTTGGCTGGACGCCGTTTGAATGACTCTATGGGAGAGTATGTAGCCTCACAAGTGGTTAAGTTAATGATTAAAAAAGGAATTACCATTAATGGTGCGGATCTGTTGATGTTAGGAATTACTTTCAAAGAAAACTGTCCTGATGTACGTAATACTAAAATTGTAGATGTAATTGGGGCTTTAGCTGATTATGGAATTAAAGTTACTATTTTCGATCCTTGGGCAAACCCAAATGAAGTAAAACATGAATATGGGCTAAATACCACTATAACTTTGCCTATTAAAAAATTTCAGGCTGTAGTTTTAGGTGTAGCACATAAAGAATTTTTAAATGTAGATTTTTCATCATTGCTAAATGATAATAGTGTTTTGTATGATGTTAAAGGTATTATTGGTAATGTAGTTGATGGGAAATTATAA